In Pseudoliparis swirei isolate HS2019 ecotype Mariana Trench chromosome 9, NWPU_hadal_v1, whole genome shotgun sequence, a genomic segment contains:
- the atp5pb gene encoding ATP synthase F(0) complex subunit B1, mitochondrial, whose product MLSRLVIVSAAGLKSSGPLGAGLVRASRSLHTSSQSLAPVPALPEKGGKIRHGIIPEEIFQLLYPKTGVTGPYMLGTGLLFYMLSKEIYIVNHETVAAASIGGIIIYAIKKFGPSVAAFADKLNEDKVAKAQEVKDVAMSSLTQAVEEEKKEQWRVEGRAMLFEAKRSNVAMLLETNFRERLHMVTNEVKRRLDYQVALQFLHSRMEQEHMVNWVEKSVIGSITPQQEKESIAKCITDLKALAKATQAKATA is encoded by the exons ATGCTGTCCAGGCTCGTTATTGTGTCAG CTGCTGGCCTGAAAAGCAGCGGCCCCCTCGGAGCTGG TCTGGTCCGTGCGTCTCGCTCCCTGCACACATCGTCCCAGAGTCTGGCCCCAGTGCCCGCTCTGCCAGAGAAGGGAGGCAAAATCCGCCATGGCATCATCCCAGAAGAGATTTTCCAGCTCCTGTACCCCAAAACTGGGGTCACAG gACCTTACATGCTGGGCACTGGTCTCCTCTTCTACATGCTTTCCAAGGAAATCTACATCGTCAACCATGAGACCGTGGCTGCTGCTTCCATCGGCGGCATCATCATCTATGCTATCAAGAAATTTGGCCCAAGTGTTGCAGCTTTTGCTGACAAACTGAACGAG GACAAAGTGGCTAAGGCTCAAGAGGTGAAGGACGTGGCCATGTCCAGTCTGACTCAGGCtgttgaggaggagaagaaggaacagTGGAGAGTAGAGGGAAGAGCAATGCTTTTCGAAGCTAAGAGG AGCAATGTGGCCATGCTGCTGGAGACCAACTTCAGGGAGAGgctccacatggtgaccaacgAGGTGAAGAGGCGCCTGGACTACCAGGTCGCGCTTCAGTTTCTCCACTCCCGGATGGAGCAGGAGCACATGGTCAACTGGGTGGAGAAGAGCGTCATCGGCAGCATCACTCCTCAGCAG gaGAAGGAGAGCATCGCCAAGTGCATCACAGACCTGAAGGCTTTGGCCAAGGCCACTCAGGCCAAAGCTACGGCCTAA
- the eps8l3b gene encoding epidermal growth factor receptor kinase substrate 8-like protein 3b — MFGNTGPFSYSPRGFSPEDLPQRSAFKQDDFKVAPLQRNISRPSGKSIYMQRKEYSEALNKHPDNFHVRVEHLFTCELDGQEVKTVDDCLAKLKRLDAKGRLWPQQMIMEVQRGYLLLSDIETKSALDSMPLSCILQTKAVLDSCAYNSVLTVTVQERNKRIPQVFMFQCEETGAVLVKSDLDKVVRKGGDAAEPRRDQSDIRTDLENIIGQHGPGNFRQPGPRPVQQARTPPPPDHPAPQWRSRQTENMPPPHVDARQEATMYQADLHELHISSEVAVQTDTERNTDILNHVINDLEIFIDKVCAAANASALPQEAKKKNNAFKMKKKTKNNAPTFSLPLWDEYVSYLQKVKYGFNLLGQLEGTLSSPTAPDYVHIFFTSLDAILPRYPADLPPTVLSPLLTEAALQLLSQVVDPEEDLLWRSLGDSWNLPRSRWPDDDVPFYIPQFYDGWQPPAPTSMPSSLPYENSPMSPSDSQRFPPGGPREPPLYMRVIYDFTARNNQELSMMKGDVVQVVQKSKQWWLVSNARDEEGHVPQNVLEPMKSEGPMEELLRDNRGPVTLNMTSTPSEVKAWLQYKGFNKITATSLGVLTGKLLLGMTKDEIRMVCPEEGGKVFFQLQAIKSAIALASERSSLNHGRY, encoded by the exons ATGTTTGGAAACACTGGACCTTTCTCGTATTCCCCGAG GGGTTTCTCCCCGGAGGACCTCCCTCAGAGGAGCGCGTTCAAACAAGATGACTTCAAGGTTGCTCCACTGCAGAGAAACATATCCAGACCCAGTGGGAAATCCATCTACA TGCAGAGAAAGGAGTACTCCGAGGCACTGAACAAACATCCCGACAACTTTCACGTCAGAGTGGAG CACCTGTTCACCTGTGAGCTGGACGGCCAGGAGGTGAAGACGGTGGACGACTGCTTGGCCAAGCTCAAGAGGCTGGATGCCAAAGGTCGTCTGTGGCCTCAGCAGATGATCATGGAGGTGCAGAGGGGATATCTACTGCTCAGTGACATCGAGACCAAG TCAGCGCTGGACTCGATGCCTTTGAGCTGCATCTTGCAAACCAAAGCGGTGCTGGACAGCTGCGCCTACAACTCCGTGCTGACCGTAACTGTGCAAGAACGCAACAAACGCATCCCGCAGGTCTTCATGTTCCAGTGTGAGGAGACTGGG GCGGTGCTCGTGAAGAGCGATCTGGATAAGGTAGTCCGAAAAGGAGGTGATGCTGCGGAGCCACGCAGAGACCAGTCTGACATCAG GACTGATCTCGAGAATATCATCGGGCAACATGGTCCAGGAAATTTCCGGCAACCTGGGCCTCGTCCTGTGCAGCAAGCcaggaccccaccaccaccggaCCACCCGGCCCCTCAGTggaggagcagacagacag AAAATATGCCGCCTCCACATGTTGACGCCCGACAAGAAGCAACGATGTACCAAGCTGATCTTCATGAATTACACATTAGCTCTGAGGTCGCCGTGCAAACGGACACCGAGAGGAACACG GACATTTTAAACCACGTGATAAATGATTTGGAGATCTTCATAGACAAAGTGTGTGCTGCAGCAAATGCATCCGCTCTACCGCAAGAAGCCAAGAAGAAAAATAACGcatttaaaatgaagaaaaaaacaaagaacaatg CACCCACTTTCAGTCTGCCACTCTGGGACGAATATGTCTCCTATCTTCAGAAAGTCAAGTATGGCTTCAATCTTCTG GGCCAGCTGGAGGGGACACTCAGCAGCCCGACGGCTCCTGACTATGTCCACATCTTCTTCACTAGTTTAGACGCG ATACTGCCTCGGTATCCTGCAGACCTTCCTCCCACTGTTCTCTCACCGCTGCTGACGGAGGCGGCCCTGCAGCTGCTGAGTCAGGTGGTAGACCCGGAGGAAGACCTCCTGTGGAGGTCTCTGGGAGACAGCTGGAACTTACCCAG ATCTAGATGGCCGGATGACGACGTCCCATTCTACATCCCACAGTTCTATGATGGCTGGCAGCCGCCTGCCCCCACTAGCATGCCCTCCTCACTCCCTTATGAGAACAGTCCAATGAGCCCGAGCGACAGCCAGCGCTTTCCACCCGGCGGCCCCCGAGAGCCGCCCCTGTACATGCGGGTCATCTACGACTTCACGGCCAGGAACAACCAAGAGTTGAGCATGATGAAAGGTGATGTTGTTCAG GTGGTTCAGAAATCAAAACAATGGTGGCTTGTTAGCAACGCCCGCGACGAGGAAGGCCACGTTCCTCAGAATGTTCTGGAGCCGATGAAGAGCGAGGGGCCCATGGAAGAGCTACTG CGAGACAATCGCGGCCCTGTGACTCTGAacatgacctccacaccctCAGAGGTCAAAGCTTGGCTGCAGTACAAAGGATTCAACAAAAT CACGGCGACCAGCCTCGGGGTGCTGACCGGGAAACTTCTCCTCGGGATGACCAAGGATGAGATTAGGATGGTGTGTCCcgaggaaggaggcaaggtctTCTTCCAGTTGCAGGCCATTAAATCAGCCATTGCG CTCGCCAGTGAACGCTCAAGCCTGAACCACGGCCGCTACTAA